A stretch of Henckelia pumila isolate YLH828 chromosome 4, ASM3356847v2, whole genome shotgun sequence DNA encodes these proteins:
- the LOC140862846 gene encoding probable prolyl 4-hydroxylase 7 isoform X2 — protein MVMGLRIFLLISLCFLVHASHGKESVLKLVTGASSSPLDPTRVTQISWSPRAFLYRGFLTDEECDHLIVLAKDSLEKSMVADNDSGKSVESEVRTSSGMFLSKAQDEIVAGIEAKLAAWTFLPPENGEAIQILHYEHGQKYEPHFDYFHDKANQELGGHRVATVLMYLSHVEKGGETVFPNSEAKDRQIKGDDWSDCAKAGYAVQPRKGDALLFFSLHPDANTDPSSLHGSCPVIEGEKWSATKWIHVRSFDLPARPTSGDCVDEDPNCTAWALRGECEKNPNYMIGAKEGTGYCRKSCKACTSK, from the exons ATGGTCATGGGCCTGAGGATTTTTCTATTAATTTCTCTGTGTTTTTTGGTTCATGCGTCTCATGG CAAAGAGTCGGTGTTGAAATTGGTTACTGGTGCCTCATCATCGCCGTTGGATCCGACCCGGGTCACTCAAATCTCTTGGAGTCCCAG GGCTTTCCTATACCGAGGATTTTTGACTGATGAAGAGTGCGATCATCTCATTGTCCTG GCTAAAGATAGTCTAGAGAAGTCTATGGTAGCTGACAATGATTCTGGCAAGAGTGTAGAGAGTGAAGTCCGGACAAGTTCTGGCATGTTTCTTAGCAAAGCACAG GATGAAATAGTTGCTGGCATTGAAGCAAAACTTGCGGCATGGACTTTTCTCCCTCCAG AGAATGGGGAGGCTATCCAGATATTGCATTATGAGCATGGTCAAAAGTACGAGCCGCATTTTGATTATTTTCATGACAAGGCCAATCAAGAATTGGGCGGTCACCGAGTGGCGACTGTACTTATGTATTTGTCACATGTTGAGAAGGGTGGGGAAACAGTATTTCCTAATTCAGAG GCAAAAGATAGACAAATAAAGGGTGATGATTGGTCTGACTGTGCTAAAGCGGGCTATGCAG TTCAACCAAGAAAGGGTGATGCCCTGTTATTTTTCAGCCTTCACCCTGATGCAAATACAGATCCTTCTAGCTTGCACGGTAGCTGTCCTGTCATCGAAGGCGAGAAGTGGTCAGCCACGAAGTGGATTCATGTGAGGTCTTTTGATTTACCAGCCCGCCCGACAAGTGGTGATTGTGTTGATGAGGATCCAAATTGCACGGCATGGGCTCTTCGAGGGGAATGCGAAAAAAATCCAAACTATATGATTGGCGCTAAAGAGGGTACGGGTTATTGTAGGAAGAGCTGCAAAGCGTGCACATCCAAGTAA
- the LOC140862846 gene encoding probable prolyl 4-hydroxylase 7 isoform X1 encodes MVMGLRIFLLISLCFLVHASHGSKESVLKLVTGASSSPLDPTRVTQISWSPRAFLYRGFLTDEECDHLIVLAKDSLEKSMVADNDSGKSVESEVRTSSGMFLSKAQDEIVAGIEAKLAAWTFLPPENGEAIQILHYEHGQKYEPHFDYFHDKANQELGGHRVATVLMYLSHVEKGGETVFPNSEAKDRQIKGDDWSDCAKAGYAVQPRKGDALLFFSLHPDANTDPSSLHGSCPVIEGEKWSATKWIHVRSFDLPARPTSGDCVDEDPNCTAWALRGECEKNPNYMIGAKEGTGYCRKSCKACTSK; translated from the exons ATGGTCATGGGCCTGAGGATTTTTCTATTAATTTCTCTGTGTTTTTTGGTTCATGCGTCTCATGG CAGCAAAGAGTCGGTGTTGAAATTGGTTACTGGTGCCTCATCATCGCCGTTGGATCCGACCCGGGTCACTCAAATCTCTTGGAGTCCCAG GGCTTTCCTATACCGAGGATTTTTGACTGATGAAGAGTGCGATCATCTCATTGTCCTG GCTAAAGATAGTCTAGAGAAGTCTATGGTAGCTGACAATGATTCTGGCAAGAGTGTAGAGAGTGAAGTCCGGACAAGTTCTGGCATGTTTCTTAGCAAAGCACAG GATGAAATAGTTGCTGGCATTGAAGCAAAACTTGCGGCATGGACTTTTCTCCCTCCAG AGAATGGGGAGGCTATCCAGATATTGCATTATGAGCATGGTCAAAAGTACGAGCCGCATTTTGATTATTTTCATGACAAGGCCAATCAAGAATTGGGCGGTCACCGAGTGGCGACTGTACTTATGTATTTGTCACATGTTGAGAAGGGTGGGGAAACAGTATTTCCTAATTCAGAG GCAAAAGATAGACAAATAAAGGGTGATGATTGGTCTGACTGTGCTAAAGCGGGCTATGCAG TTCAACCAAGAAAGGGTGATGCCCTGTTATTTTTCAGCCTTCACCCTGATGCAAATACAGATCCTTCTAGCTTGCACGGTAGCTGTCCTGTCATCGAAGGCGAGAAGTGGTCAGCCACGAAGTGGATTCATGTGAGGTCTTTTGATTTACCAGCCCGCCCGACAAGTGGTGATTGTGTTGATGAGGATCCAAATTGCACGGCATGGGCTCTTCGAGGGGAATGCGAAAAAAATCCAAACTATATGATTGGCGCTAAAGAGGGTACGGGTTATTGTAGGAAGAGCTGCAAAGCGTGCACATCCAAGTAA